In one Blastococcus sp. Marseille-P5729 genomic region, the following are encoded:
- a CDS encoding Na+/H+ antiporter subunit D, with the protein MSSNLLALPVLVPFIGAGIALVLGRSTLIQRIVSLLALATNVVISAALVVQASSHGIITLWVGSWRDPVGIALVADRLAALMLLVSAVVSFFVLIFAISQGWADRKIASSPISVFFPTYLALNAGISSAFLAGDLFNLFVSFEILLFASYVLITLSATGKRVRAGTTYVVVALVSSFLFLVAIAATYAATGTVNMAQLSQRLPEIPSAVSLSIQLLLLVVFGTKAAIFPLHAWLPDSYPTAPSSVTAVFAGLLTKVGVYAIIRMQTLLFPHSSLVGLLTAIALLTMIVGIFGALAQSGIKRMLSFALVSHIGYMIWGIALATESGFSAAIFYVVHHIVIQAALFLVVGLIERAGGSTSLLRLGGLAAVSPLLGILYFVPALNLGGIPPFSGFLAKVGLIRASIDLGTPAAYALIAGGLVTSLLTLYAVMQAWNQAFWRTPAEALIVSGARAPDLDPQTAIRKQGYEVDLDLDAIDEETVPSKAMPLGMVLSASALIVVSLALSVVAGPLADYTNDAAAQLMLPSEYAGSVLNAQVHR; encoded by the coding sequence ATGAGCAGCAACCTCCTCGCCCTTCCCGTGCTGGTGCCGTTCATCGGGGCCGGCATCGCGCTGGTGCTCGGCCGCTCGACGCTGATCCAGCGGATCGTCAGCCTGCTGGCGCTGGCCACGAACGTCGTCATCTCCGCCGCGCTGGTGGTGCAGGCAAGCTCGCACGGGATCATCACCCTCTGGGTGGGCAGCTGGCGCGACCCGGTCGGCATCGCGCTGGTGGCCGATCGGCTCGCCGCGCTGATGCTGCTGGTCTCCGCCGTGGTCTCGTTCTTCGTGCTGATCTTCGCGATCAGCCAGGGATGGGCGGACCGCAAGATCGCCTCCAGCCCCATTTCGGTCTTCTTCCCGACCTATCTCGCCCTGAACGCGGGCATCTCGAGCGCGTTCCTCGCGGGCGACCTGTTCAACCTGTTCGTCAGCTTCGAGATTCTGCTGTTCGCCTCGTACGTCCTGATCACCCTCAGCGCGACCGGGAAACGGGTCCGGGCCGGGACGACGTACGTCGTGGTCGCGCTCGTGTCCTCGTTCCTGTTCCTGGTGGCGATCGCGGCGACGTACGCCGCCACGGGCACGGTCAACATGGCGCAGCTCTCGCAGCGGCTGCCGGAGATCCCGAGCGCGGTGTCGCTGTCGATCCAGCTGCTCCTGCTCGTCGTGTTCGGCACGAAGGCAGCGATCTTCCCGCTGCACGCCTGGCTCCCCGACAGCTATCCGACGGCCCCGTCGTCCGTCACTGCGGTCTTCGCCGGCCTGCTGACGAAGGTCGGCGTCTACGCGATCATCCGCATGCAGACGCTGCTGTTCCCCCACTCCAGCCTGGTGGGCCTGCTGACTGCCATCGCGCTGCTCACGATGATCGTGGGGATCTTCGGGGCGCTGGCGCAGTCGGGCATCAAGCGGATGCTGTCGTTCGCGCTGGTCAGCCACATCGGCTACATGATCTGGGGGATCGCTCTCGCGACCGAGAGCGGCTTCAGCGCGGCAATCTTCTACGTCGTCCACCACATCGTGATCCAGGCGGCACTGTTCCTGGTGGTCGGGCTGATCGAGCGCGCCGGCGGCTCCACCTCGCTGTTGCGGCTCGGCGGTCTGGCGGCCGTCTCACCGCTGCTGGGAATCCTGTACTTCGTCCCGGCGCTGAACCTCGGCGGCATCCCACCGTTCTCCGGCTTCCTGGCGAAGGTCGGCCTGATCCGGGCCTCCATCGACCTCGGCACTCCCGCGGCGTACGCACTGATCGCCGGCGGTCTGGTCACCAGCCTGCTGACCCTCTACGCGGTGATGCAGGCGTGGAACCAGGCCTTCTGGCGGACACCGGCCGAGGCGCTGATCGTCAGTGGTGCACGCGCCCCGGACCTCGACCCACAGACCGCCATCCGCAAGCAGGGCTACGAGGTGGACCTCGACCTCGACGCGATCGACGAGGAGACGGTGCCGAGCAAGGCGATGCCGCTGGGCATGGTGCTGTCGGCGTCCGCGCTGATCGTGGTCTCACTCGCGCTGAGCGTCGTTGCAGGACCGCTGGCCGACTACACCAACGACGCCGCCGCCCAGCTGATGCTGCCCTCGGAGTACGCCGGATCGGTGCTGAATGCGCAGGTGCACCGATGA
- a CDS encoding cation-translocating P-type ATPase, translated as MTRTGIEPPETTPTYARSAEEILSAYDVTVGRGLDEAEVARRVSRHGQNALEEKAAVPGWRKIISLLADKMTIVLLVAAVVSAVVSREWETPVVILLVITLNTFLNYKQEAKAEDSLAALREMSVATSRVRRSGVERQIDRAQIVPGDVVLLEAGDTVPADGRVVEASRLQVAESALTGESAPVDKGVGVLPPDDVPLGERSNVLFMNTEVTRGRAVMVVTDTGMATQMGQIAGLLGSASDEKTPLQRRIDKLAGMLTLIALVVVSIVFVMGLIRGQSWSDLLITAVSLAVATIPEGLTAVVAFTLAMGATRLAERGAIIKQLAAVETLGSTSHIATDKTGTLTLNKMTARRVSTAGGRYRVTGDGYNPEGRILTPDGNPPPQSLSQAFLAMALCNDGVVRDGELVGDPTDGALVVLAEKGGIDVEGARRHLPRVAEVPFDSDYKLQATFHERDGRILVCVKGAPGAIADAASHLLGPDGVPRELTRADRDELHEHIGQMAREGMRTMMVAGKQIDTLPEGADALFDEVRDLTLYALIGIVDPPRSEAADAIREAHEAGIRVHMITGDHLVTASAIADTLGIGGDHASGAELDELDDDQLRERSENLGVLARVAPEHKIRVVKSLQDRGHVVAMTGDGVNDAPALKQADIGVAMGITGTDVSKGAARMILTDDNFATIVEAVRLGRGIYDNVLKFVRFQLTTSWGFVMMFLAASAFGIAGGAPFTALQILWVNIIMDGPPALALGVEPADKDVMKRPPRPAGEHLLTRGRVIGIAGGALWMSVATLLVILFADEVFPGISDAAVTTLAFTTFVFFQVFNLLNVRSDESVFSRRSLTNPAIWISLAVVLVFQVLVVELAFLQNIFSTAGLSSQQWAFAVAVGSSILWLEEIRKLGVRAYQRRR; from the coding sequence TTGACGCGGACCGGGATCGAACCCCCCGAGACCACCCCTACCTACGCGCGGTCCGCTGAGGAGATCCTGAGCGCTTACGACGTGACCGTCGGGCGTGGTCTTGACGAGGCCGAGGTCGCCCGGCGGGTGAGCCGGCACGGCCAGAACGCGCTCGAGGAGAAGGCCGCGGTCCCCGGCTGGCGCAAGATCATCTCGCTGCTGGCCGACAAGATGACAATCGTGCTGCTGGTCGCGGCCGTGGTCAGCGCCGTCGTCTCGCGGGAGTGGGAGACGCCGGTAGTCATCCTGCTGGTCATCACGCTCAACACCTTCTTGAACTACAAGCAGGAGGCCAAGGCAGAGGACAGCCTGGCCGCCTTGCGGGAGATGTCCGTGGCGACCTCTCGCGTGCGACGCTCCGGCGTCGAGCGCCAGATCGACCGCGCCCAGATCGTCCCCGGCGACGTCGTTCTGCTCGAAGCCGGTGACACGGTGCCGGCCGACGGGCGGGTCGTGGAGGCCTCGCGGCTGCAGGTGGCTGAGTCGGCGCTTACGGGCGAGTCCGCACCGGTTGACAAGGGCGTCGGGGTGCTTCCACCGGACGACGTCCCGCTCGGGGAACGCTCGAACGTGCTGTTCATGAACACCGAGGTGACCCGCGGCCGGGCGGTCATGGTCGTGACCGACACGGGAATGGCCACCCAGATGGGGCAGATCGCCGGGCTGTTGGGCAGCGCCAGCGACGAGAAGACCCCGCTGCAACGCCGTATCGACAAGCTCGCGGGGATGCTCACCCTCATCGCCCTCGTGGTCGTGTCGATCGTGTTCGTCATGGGGCTGATCCGCGGCCAGTCGTGGTCCGACCTGCTGATCACCGCCGTGTCGCTCGCCGTCGCCACGATCCCCGAAGGGCTCACCGCCGTCGTCGCGTTCACCCTCGCGATGGGTGCCACGCGCCTCGCCGAGCGCGGCGCGATCATCAAGCAGCTGGCAGCCGTCGAGACCCTCGGCTCGACCAGCCACATCGCGACCGACAAGACCGGCACCCTGACGCTCAACAAGATGACCGCGCGGCGGGTGTCGACCGCCGGCGGCCGGTACCGTGTGACCGGCGACGGCTACAACCCCGAGGGTCGGATCCTCACTCCGGACGGCAACCCGCCGCCGCAGTCGCTCTCCCAGGCCTTTCTCGCGATGGCGTTGTGCAACGACGGCGTCGTCCGTGATGGAGAGCTCGTCGGAGACCCGACGGACGGCGCGCTGGTCGTGCTCGCCGAGAAGGGCGGCATCGACGTCGAGGGCGCCCGCCGCCATCTGCCTCGCGTGGCGGAGGTGCCCTTCGACTCGGACTACAAGCTGCAGGCCACCTTCCATGAGCGGGACGGGCGGATCCTGGTCTGCGTGAAGGGCGCCCCCGGCGCGATCGCCGATGCCGCCAGCCACCTGCTCGGGCCGGACGGCGTCCCGCGCGAGCTCACCCGCGCCGACCGCGACGAGCTGCACGAGCACATCGGCCAGATGGCCCGCGAGGGCATGCGCACGATGATGGTGGCGGGCAAGCAGATCGACACGCTGCCCGAGGGCGCTGATGCCCTGTTCGACGAGGTACGAGATCTCACCCTGTATGCCCTGATCGGCATCGTCGACCCGCCACGTTCGGAGGCCGCCGACGCCATCCGCGAGGCCCACGAGGCCGGCATCAGGGTGCACATGATCACCGGTGACCACCTCGTGACGGCGTCCGCGATCGCTGACACGCTGGGCATCGGCGGCGACCACGCATCCGGTGCAGAACTCGACGAGCTGGACGACGACCAGCTGCGCGAGCGCAGCGAGAATCTCGGCGTCCTCGCGCGGGTCGCGCCTGAGCACAAGATCCGCGTGGTGAAGTCGCTGCAGGACCGCGGTCATGTGGTGGCGATGACCGGCGACGGGGTGAATGACGCCCCCGCGCTCAAGCAGGCCGACATCGGCGTCGCGATGGGCATCACTGGCACCGACGTCTCCAAGGGCGCGGCGCGGATGATCCTGACCGACGACAACTTCGCGACCATCGTCGAGGCGGTCCGGCTGGGCCGCGGCATCTACGACAACGTCCTGAAGTTCGTGCGCTTCCAGCTCACGACGTCCTGGGGCTTCGTGATGATGTTCCTCGCGGCGAGCGCGTTCGGGATCGCCGGGGGCGCGCCGTTCACCGCGCTGCAGATCCTCTGGGTCAACATCATCATGGACGGCCCGCCCGCGCTCGCGCTGGGTGTCGAGCCGGCGGACAAGGACGTGATGAAACGCCCGCCGCGGCCGGCCGGCGAGCATCTGCTGACGCGGGGCCGCGTGATCGGGATCGCCGGTGGGGCGCTCTGGATGAGCGTCGCGACACTTCTGGTGATCCTGTTCGCCGACGAGGTATTCCCCGGGATCTCCGATGCCGCCGTCACGACCTTGGCGTTCACCACCTTCGTGTTCTTCCAGGTCTTCAACCTGCTCAATGTGCGCTCCGACGAGTCGGTCTTCTCGCGGCGCTCCCTGACCAACCCGGCGATCTGGATCTCGCTGGCGGTCGTCCTGGTGTTCCAGGTGCTGGTGGTCGAGTTGGCGTTCCTGCAGAACATCTTCAGCACCGCGGGCCTCAGCTCGCAGCAGTGGGCGTTCGCCGTGGCCGTGGGCTCGTCGATCCTCTGGCTCGAGGAGATCCGCAAGCTCGGCGTCCGCGCCTATCAGCGCCGGCGTTGA
- the acs gene encoding acetate--CoA ligase — MSNDSPTIDNLLHETRTFPPSDEFAAQANLTAEAYDEAAADPEAWWAKQARRLTWEKEPTEVLDWSNPPFAKWFADGKLNVAYNCVDRHVEAGKGDKIAYYFEGEPGDTREITYGELKDEISRGANALTELGVKAGDTVAIYMPMIPETIFAMLSCARIGAVHTVVFGGFAADSLATRILDCGAKVVITSDGGYRRGKPAGLKDTVDKAVEKCPDVHSVLVVERTKQETPMTEGRDKWWHEFVGGQSTEHTPEAFDAEHPLYVMYTSGTTGKPKGILHTSGGYLTGCAYTHWALFDIKPDTDVYWTAADVGWVTGHSYIVYGPLANGTTSVLYEGTPDTPHQGRWWEIIDKYKVSILYCAPTVIRMFMKWGEEIPAKYDLSSLRLMGSVGEPINPEAYVWYRRVIGHDNVPVIDTWWQTETGSIMISPLPGVTAAKPGSAMRAIPGISADVVNDAGESVPDGQGGYLVLTKPWPSMLRTIWGDDDRYVDTYWSRFAGRYFAGDGAKKDKDGDIWVLGRVDDVMNVSGHRMSTTEIESALVSHPKVAEAAVVGAHDETTGQAVVAFVILRGGVEDSGDEVVQELRNHVSTEISPIAKPRQIMVVPELPKTRSGKIMRRLLKDVAEHREIGDVTTLADTTVMDQIAANLSGQPAKDA; from the coding sequence ATGTCGAACGACTCGCCGACCATCGACAACCTGCTGCATGAGACGCGCACCTTTCCGCCGAGCGACGAGTTCGCTGCGCAGGCGAACCTGACGGCCGAGGCGTACGACGAGGCCGCGGCCGACCCGGAGGCGTGGTGGGCGAAGCAGGCCAGGCGGCTGACCTGGGAGAAGGAGCCGACGGAGGTCCTCGACTGGAGCAACCCGCCGTTCGCGAAGTGGTTCGCCGACGGCAAGCTCAACGTCGCCTACAACTGCGTCGACCGGCACGTCGAAGCCGGCAAGGGCGACAAGATCGCGTACTACTTCGAGGGCGAGCCGGGCGACACGCGCGAGATCACCTACGGCGAGCTCAAGGATGAGATCAGCCGCGGCGCCAACGCGCTCACCGAGCTCGGCGTGAAAGCGGGCGACACCGTCGCCATCTACATGCCGATGATCCCCGAGACGATATTCGCGATGTTGTCGTGCGCACGGATCGGCGCCGTCCACACGGTCGTCTTCGGCGGGTTCGCGGCTGACTCGCTCGCCACCCGCATTCTCGACTGTGGTGCAAAGGTGGTCATCACCTCGGACGGCGGCTACCGCCGTGGAAAGCCGGCAGGGCTGAAGGACACCGTCGACAAGGCCGTCGAGAAGTGCCCCGACGTCCACTCGGTGCTCGTCGTCGAGCGCACCAAGCAAGAGACCCCGATGACCGAGGGCCGCGACAAGTGGTGGCACGAGTTCGTCGGCGGCCAGTCCACCGAGCACACCCCCGAAGCCTTCGATGCCGAGCACCCGCTCTACGTCATGTACACCTCCGGCACGACGGGCAAGCCGAAGGGGATCCTGCACACCAGCGGCGGCTACCTGACCGGCTGCGCCTACACGCACTGGGCACTGTTCGACATCAAGCCCGACACCGACGTCTACTGGACCGCCGCCGACGTCGGCTGGGTGACCGGGCACTCCTACATCGTCTACGGGCCGCTGGCGAACGGGACGACGTCCGTGCTCTACGAGGGCACCCCCGACACTCCGCATCAGGGACGCTGGTGGGAGATCATCGACAAGTACAAGGTGTCGATCCTGTACTGCGCCCCCACCGTGATCCGGATGTTCATGAAGTGGGGCGAGGAGATCCCGGCGAAGTACGACCTGAGCTCGCTGCGGCTGATGGGCTCGGTCGGCGAGCCGATCAACCCCGAGGCCTACGTCTGGTACCGCCGGGTCATCGGGCACGACAACGTGCCGGTGATCGACACGTGGTGGCAGACCGAGACTGGATCGATCATGATCAGCCCGCTGCCCGGCGTCACCGCGGCCAAGCCGGGCTCTGCGATGCGCGCGATCCCCGGCATCTCGGCCGACGTCGTCAACGACGCCGGCGAGTCGGTGCCCGACGGGCAGGGTGGCTACCTGGTGCTGACCAAGCCGTGGCCGTCGATGCTGCGGACCATCTGGGGCGACGACGACCGGTATGTCGACACCTACTGGTCGCGCTTCGCAGGTCGCTACTTCGCCGGCGACGGCGCGAAGAAGGACAAGGACGGCGACATCTGGGTCCTCGGCCGGGTGGATGACGTCATGAACGTCTCGGGCCACCGCATGTCGACCACCGAGATCGAGTCCGCGCTGGTCTCGCACCCGAAGGTAGCTGAGGCGGCGGTCGTGGGCGCTCACGATGAGACCACCGGCCAGGCGGTCGTCGCGTTTGTGATCCTGCGCGGCGGCGTCGAGGACTCCGGCGACGAGGTCGTTCAGGAGCTGCGCAACCACGTCTCCACCGAGATCTCGCCGATCGCCAAGCCGCGGCAGATCATGGTCGTCCCCGAGCTGCCCAAGACCCGCTCGGGCAAGATCATGCGCCGGCTGCTGAAGGACGTCGCCGAGCACCGCGAGATCGGCGACGTCACCACGCTGGCCGACACGACCGTCATGGACCAGATCGCCGCCAACCTCTCCGGCCAGCCCGCCAAGGACGCCTGA
- a CDS encoding permease: METKEVVHGPAPVGAPEHTVRGTLSTSTAVLVGALLLVVLLRPVLGDSTGGERVSAWATIFTAMFVQAAPFLVLGVTISAAVAAFVPESFFAKALPKRTALSVPAAGAAGLVLPGCECGSVPIAKGLADKGVPMAAALAFMLSAPAINPIVLIATAVAFPGDPEMVLARFLASLLLAVLMGYLWSLRGRPEWLRPQGRVVARTGSRWTTFVATFTHDFLHTGGYLVTGAAAAASLQALAPRSIMDAVASSFWLSVLAMALLAVVLSICSEADAFVAASMTQFSLTSRLVFLVVGPAVDIKLIALQSSAFGRRFAIRFASVTFVVAIGCALLIGWWVL, translated from the coding sequence ATGGAGACCAAGGAAGTGGTGCACGGCCCGGCACCGGTGGGCGCACCCGAGCACACCGTTCGCGGCACTCTCAGCACGTCGACCGCCGTGCTCGTCGGTGCTCTGCTGCTGGTCGTGCTGCTGCGGCCCGTGCTCGGCGACAGCACCGGCGGGGAACGGGTGTCCGCGTGGGCGACGATCTTCACCGCGATGTTCGTGCAGGCCGCGCCCTTCCTGGTGCTGGGCGTCACGATCAGCGCGGCCGTCGCCGCGTTCGTGCCCGAGTCCTTCTTCGCCAAGGCGCTTCCGAAGCGGACGGCGCTGTCGGTGCCCGCCGCCGGTGCCGCCGGGCTGGTACTGCCGGGATGCGAGTGCGGCTCGGTGCCGATCGCCAAGGGCCTGGCCGACAAGGGCGTGCCGATGGCCGCGGCGCTCGCGTTCATGCTGTCGGCGCCCGCGATCAACCCCATCGTCCTCATTGCCACTGCGGTTGCCTTCCCGGGTGATCCCGAGATGGTTCTCGCCCGGTTCCTGGCGAGTCTGCTGCTCGCCGTGCTGATGGGCTATCTGTGGTCGCTACGCGGCAGACCCGAGTGGCTGCGTCCGCAGGGGCGCGTCGTCGCACGAACCGGGTCGCGCTGGACCACCTTCGTTGCCACCTTCACGCATGACTTCCTGCACACCGGCGGCTACCTGGTGACCGGCGCAGCCGCGGCGGCCTCGCTGCAGGCCTTGGCGCCGCGCTCGATCATGGACGCTGTCGCGTCGAGCTTCTGGCTGTCGGTGCTGGCCATGGCGCTGCTCGCCGTCGTCCTCTCGATCTGCTCGGAGGCCGACGCCTTCGTCGCGGCCTCGATGACCCAGTTCTCGTTGACCTCCCGGCTGGTCTTCCTCGTGGTTGGCCCGGCGGTCGACATCAAGCTCATCGCGCTACAGTCCTCAGCCTTCGGCCGGCGCTTCGCGATACGGTTCGCCTCCGTCACCTTCGTCGTCGCGATCGGCTGCGCCCTGCTGATCGGATGGTGGGTGCTGTGA
- a CDS encoding Na+/H+ antiporter subunit A: MAYLVLSHFLAASIGPLLTRFLGRRAFLVLALAPAGSLVWLLLRTTQVRDGAAPPTEQYSWVPAFGLQLDFSLSSLQWILAVLVTGVGALILLYCTWYFHEDDPGLWRFGAVFTYFAGAMLGLVLSDNIVLLCIFWELTTVFSYLLVGHNPVRSANRRAAMQALLVTTLGGLSMLAGAVAIGETSSYRISEILQSPPPASALTTVAVMLLLVGAITKSAQVPFPFWLPGAMAAPTPVSAYLHAAAMVKAGIFLVTLFAPVFATVPGWRPLMITLGCLTMLVGGWRALQQTDIKLLLAFGTVSQLGFMMTLAAIGTQATALAAVGLVIGHALFKSALFLTVGVIDHSTGTRDLRQLSGLARRMPLLTAAAVLAVLSMAGLPPMMGFVAKESALEALLHADVVLGGWAYVVLAAIVLGSMLTVAYSARFVWGAFARKHDVPDTELHRPGTAFQLSPVILALLSLAAGLSGAWLTTVIVPYAETAGAGADTGYLALWHGLNLPLALSAVSIAGGALLFWRRDDVRRLYNRMPHPLDAERSYNWAIRTLDRTAVELTARTQQGSLPVYVATIFTVVILLPGVAAATALTGSDLRAWDSPVQVGATLIIAIGTLLAARARERIPAVLFVSVTGYGLALLFLVHGAPDLALTQIAVETVTLVVFVLVLRRLPQTFRTPVRVLDTRLRAAIAIGVGLTATALIISSTNARHATPDSATFVDAAYEIGNGKNAVNVTLVDIRAWDTLGEVAVILAAATGVASLVFTSTRRGRIERVRDLSDDQSHTGADDASWLSAGALIERARRSTILEVSTRLLFHVLIVTSLFLLFAGHNLPGGGFAGGLVAGVALLVRYLAAGRHELDEALPLDAGLLAGLGLLIIIATGLAPVLSGGAILQSEMVELHVPWVWNDIKVVSPVFFDIGVYLIVVGLFLDIGRSLGSGVDRQAAEDESLEAMRA, encoded by the coding sequence GTGGCCTACCTGGTGCTGTCGCATTTCCTCGCGGCCAGCATCGGTCCGTTGCTCACCCGGTTTCTCGGGCGTCGCGCCTTTCTGGTGCTCGCGCTCGCGCCCGCCGGCAGTCTGGTCTGGCTGCTGCTGCGGACCACGCAAGTCCGTGACGGCGCCGCGCCCCCGACCGAGCAGTACTCGTGGGTCCCGGCCTTCGGCCTCCAGCTGGACTTCTCACTCAGCAGCCTGCAGTGGATCCTCGCCGTCCTGGTCACCGGCGTCGGCGCGTTGATCCTGCTCTACTGCACCTGGTACTTCCACGAGGACGACCCCGGCCTGTGGCGCTTCGGCGCCGTCTTCACCTACTTCGCCGGCGCGATGCTCGGCCTGGTGCTCAGCGACAACATCGTCCTGCTGTGCATCTTCTGGGAGCTCACCACCGTCTTCTCCTATCTGCTGGTCGGCCACAACCCGGTGCGCTCGGCCAACCGCCGCGCCGCCATGCAGGCGCTGCTGGTGACCACGCTCGGCGGGCTGTCGATGCTCGCCGGGGCGGTGGCGATCGGCGAGACCAGCAGCTACCGCATCAGCGAGATCCTGCAGAGCCCGCCACCGGCGTCCGCGCTGACCACCGTGGCCGTCATGCTGCTGCTGGTCGGCGCGATCACGAAATCCGCCCAGGTGCCCTTCCCCTTCTGGCTGCCGGGCGCGATGGCTGCCCCCACCCCGGTCAGCGCGTACCTGCACGCCGCCGCGATGGTGAAGGCCGGCATCTTCCTGGTCACGTTGTTCGCACCCGTCTTCGCGACGGTGCCGGGGTGGCGGCCGCTGATGATCACGCTCGGCTGCCTCACCATGCTCGTCGGTGGCTGGCGAGCGCTGCAGCAGACCGACATCAAGCTGCTGCTGGCCTTCGGCACCGTTAGCCAGCTCGGCTTCATGATGACGCTAGCGGCGATCGGCACCCAGGCGACCGCGTTGGCCGCGGTCGGCCTGGTGATCGGACACGCGCTGTTCAAGTCCGCGCTCTTCCTCACCGTCGGCGTGATCGACCACAGCACCGGTACCCGTGACCTGCGTCAGCTCTCCGGGCTCGCGCGGCGCATGCCCCTGCTGACTGCCGCGGCCGTCCTCGCCGTGCTGTCAATGGCCGGGCTGCCGCCGATGATGGGCTTCGTCGCCAAGGAGTCGGCGCTCGAGGCGTTGCTGCACGCGGACGTCGTACTCGGCGGCTGGGCGTACGTCGTACTCGCGGCTATCGTGCTCGGCTCGATGCTGACCGTCGCCTACAGCGCCCGCTTCGTGTGGGGTGCCTTCGCGCGCAAGCACGACGTCCCCGACACCGAGCTGCACCGGCCGGGCACCGCCTTCCAGCTCTCCCCCGTCATCCTCGCCCTGTTGAGCCTGGCGGCCGGCCTCTCCGGAGCGTGGCTGACGACGGTGATCGTGCCGTACGCCGAGACCGCCGGCGCCGGCGCGGACACCGGCTATCTCGCGCTGTGGCACGGGTTGAACCTGCCGCTCGCGCTGTCCGCGGTCTCGATCGCCGGCGGCGCGCTGCTGTTCTGGCGCCGGGACGACGTCCGGCGGCTGTACAACCGGATGCCGCATCCACTGGACGCCGAGCGCTCCTACAACTGGGCGATCCGCACCCTCGACCGGACCGCCGTCGAGCTCACCGCCCGCACCCAGCAGGGCTCGCTACCGGTCTATGTCGCGACCATCTTCACCGTCGTGATCCTGCTCCCCGGCGTCGCGGCCGCGACCGCCCTGACAGGCTCGGATCTGCGCGCGTGGGACTCTCCGGTGCAGGTCGGCGCGACCCTCATCATCGCGATCGGCACACTGCTGGCCGCACGCGCCCGCGAGCGGATCCCGGCGGTGCTGTTCGTCTCGGTGACCGGCTACGGCCTCGCGCTGCTGTTCCTGGTCCACGGCGCGCCCGATCTCGCGCTCACCCAGATCGCCGTCGAGACGGTCACGCTCGTCGTGTTCGTGCTCGTGCTGCGCCGGCTCCCGCAGACCTTCCGCACGCCGGTCCGCGTCCTGGACACCCGCCTGCGCGCCGCCATCGCGATCGGCGTCGGGTTGACCGCGACGGCGCTGATCATTAGCTCGACCAACGCCCGGCACGCCACGCCCGACTCGGCCACCTTCGTGGACGCCGCCTACGAGATCGGCAACGGCAAGAACGCCGTCAACGTCACCCTCGTCGACATTCGCGCCTGGGACACCCTCGGCGAGGTCGCCGTGATCCTCGCTGCCGCGACCGGCGTGGCGAGTCTGGTGTTCACCTCGACCCGCCGCGGCCGGATCGAGCGGGTCCGAGACCTCAGCGACGACCAGAGCCACACCGGCGCGGACGACGCCTCGTGGCTGAGCGCCGGGGCCCTGATCGAACGCGCCCGCCGGTCGACGATCCTCGAGGTCTCCACCCGCCTGCTGTTCCACGTCCTGATCGTCACCTCGCTGTTCCTGCTGTTCGCCGGGCACAACCTGCCCGGCGGCGGCTTCGCCGGGGGACTGGTGGCCGGTGTCGCGCTCCTGGTCCGCTACCTGGCGGCCGGGCGGCACGAGCTCGACGAGGCGCTGCCGCTGGACGCCGGGCTGCTGGCCGGCCTGGGACTGCTGATCATCATCGCGACCGGGCTCGCGCCGGTACTCTCCGGCGGTGCCATCCTGCAGTCGGAGATGGTCGAGCTGCACGTGCCGTGGGTGTGGAACGACATCAAGGTCGTCTCACCGGTGTTCTTCGACATCGGCGTGTACCTGATCGTCGTCGGCCTGTTCCTGGACATCGGCCGCAGCCTGGGCAGCGGCGTCGATCGGCAGGCGGCCGAGGACGAGAGCCTCGAGGCGATGCGCGCATGA
- a CDS encoding Na(+)/H(+) antiporter subunit C, protein MSLLADQTIATAPPSVALVIAAATLITGGVYLMLARSLVRVLLGVVLAGNGIAVLFLIAGGRAGSAPLRGDTPVSEMADPLPQAMVLTAIVIALATVAFVLALAYRDWRLNGTDDVQDDIEDARIRQLADRDQTSSTYDADDTSITEAEEDPEAIADAEAESAARAYGMADQPDEEGRP, encoded by the coding sequence ATGAGCCTGCTGGCCGACCAGACGATCGCCACCGCGCCACCGAGCGTCGCGCTGGTGATCGCCGCGGCGACCCTCATCACCGGCGGCGTCTACCTGATGCTGGCGCGCTCTCTCGTGCGGGTGCTGTTGGGCGTCGTGCTCGCGGGCAACGGCATCGCGGTGCTCTTCCTGATCGCCGGCGGACGAGCCGGGTCCGCTCCGCTGCGCGGCGACACACCGGTGTCCGAGATGGCCGATCCGCTCCCTCAGGCCATGGTCCTGACCGCCATCGTCATCGCGCTCGCCACCGTTGCGTTCGTGCTCGCGCTCGCCTACCGCGACTGGCGGCTCAACGGCACGGACGACGTACAGGACGACATCGAGGATGCCCGGATCCGCCAGTTGGCCGACCGCGACCAGACGTCGTCGACCTACGACGCCGACGACACCTCCATCACCGAGGCCGAGGAGGACCCCGAGGCCATCGCGGACGCCGAGGCCGAGTCGGCGGCGCGGGCCTACGGCATGGCCGACCAGCCGGACGAGGAGGGCCGCCCATGA